In the genome of Nocardia sp. NBC_00416, one region contains:
- a CDS encoding VWA domain-containing protein: protein MSISNFAAPIWLGFLAVILLLALGYLLVQRSKHRQMLRFSNMEQLERVAPNRPSFWRHVPIVLLIVGMVFSTIGAAGPTAEKKVPRNRATVLLVMDVSLSMEATDVSPNRLQVAQEAAKSFADGLTPGINLGLVTYAGTASVLVSPTTDRGSVKAAIDNIKLAERTATGEGIFTALQSIETLASVLGGSETPPPARIVLMSDGKQTVPDFEDVDNPRHEFVAARLAKSKKIPVSTISFGTKWGVVEIPREDGGTDSVDVPVDDEAMQEIAKLSGGEFYTASSLQELSSVYDTLEEQIGYEVTRGDASRPWWLLGLLATLAGVVVALVMRQRLP, encoded by the coding sequence ATCTGGCTCGGATTTCTTGCTGTCATCCTCTTGCTCGCACTCGGATACCTGCTGGTGCAGCGCAGCAAGCATCGCCAAATGTTGCGATTCAGCAATATGGAGCAACTCGAGAGAGTGGCTCCGAACCGGCCGAGCTTCTGGCGTCATGTGCCGATCGTGCTGCTGATCGTGGGCATGGTCTTCTCCACGATCGGCGCGGCCGGTCCGACCGCCGAGAAGAAAGTGCCGCGTAACCGGGCCACCGTCCTGCTGGTCATGGACGTGTCGTTGTCCATGGAGGCGACCGATGTATCGCCGAACCGTCTGCAGGTCGCACAGGAAGCGGCCAAGAGCTTCGCCGACGGCCTCACCCCCGGTATCAACCTCGGGTTGGTCACCTATGCCGGTACCGCCTCGGTGCTCGTCTCGCCCACCACAGATCGGGGTTCGGTGAAGGCCGCGATCGACAACATCAAGCTCGCCGAGCGGACGGCCACGGGTGAGGGAATCTTCACCGCGCTGCAGTCCATCGAGACCCTGGCCTCGGTACTGGGTGGATCGGAGACCCCGCCGCCGGCCCGGATCGTGCTCATGTCGGATGGCAAGCAGACCGTCCCGGATTTCGAGGATGTCGACAATCCGCGGCACGAGTTCGTCGCCGCCCGTCTGGCGAAGAGCAAGAAAATCCCGGTCTCGACCATCTCGTTCGGCACCAAATGGGGTGTGGTCGAGATTCCGCGCGAGGACGGCGGCACCGATTCGGTCGACGTCCCGGTGGACGACGAGGCGATGCAGGAGATCGCGAAGTTGTCCGGTGGCGAGTTCTACACCGCGTCCAGCCTGCAGGAACTCTCCAGTGTCTACGACACCCTGGAAGAACAGATCGGGTACGAGGTGACCAGGGGCGACGCCAGCCGTCCGTGGTGGCTGCTCGGCCTGCTGGCCACCCTCGCCGGTGTGGTGGTGGCGCTGGTCATGCGCCAGCGGCTGCCCTGA
- a CDS encoding tetratricopeptide repeat protein, translating into MREPLPRTSTVSGVLSGLSVLASALLLELGRNLVMNSFGDGAEVQLLASGLRWLSVAVIVLAVVYTGYRLTAERRSRARLARRRMLLADLDGPALTEPVTPPPPPPPPQRDPGLAGDPVAAALRELPVTEYDAATVYAIATAVGMEQALAPEPPPSGDQTIALGERWTASDLLARLVAAGVLVCHQPQRYRLARVPVSPGREVVIAGAVWQAALFALLCHNADRAASWAAGATTVPSAPRARRWFIAAEPRLRALVRRCCRDGIAHAIPPATAAQLVRIGDALDIWYAVSRAEGGETRAVARDLAELGPDALGGHQTAVLLRAGRLTGSPSRWQRPWRRATGVRARAEHGAGLRLLDTATTPEALAAAVDRLRAAYWRLPREDLANQVRVLADLAVAHIHQGRLDAAQDRLELAALRALDDEDIDGWARVHELAGAVYWARGEPRAALRCWQRALTSYRDLADDNGIGRCLQHLGAAVLIAPEHGDLVLGGDGAPGAPEVLRRAHSWLAEAGRRDPGTAYVSEYLARAATIRGVSEPPDLDHWPVAVRDATGTDPV; encoded by the coding sequence ATGAGGGAACCGCTGCCACGGACGTCCACGGTCTCGGGGGTACTCAGTGGGCTGTCGGTGCTGGCTTCGGCGCTGCTCCTGGAACTGGGCCGCAACCTGGTCATGAACTCGTTCGGCGACGGCGCGGAGGTGCAGCTGCTGGCCTCCGGCCTGCGCTGGCTGTCGGTGGCCGTCATCGTGCTGGCCGTCGTCTACACCGGGTACCGCCTGACTGCCGAGCGACGGTCCCGGGCTCGGCTCGCGCGCCGCCGGATGTTGCTCGCCGACCTGGACGGGCCCGCGCTCACCGAGCCGGTCACGCCGCCGCCACCCCCGCCGCCACCGCAGCGCGACCCCGGTCTCGCCGGCGATCCGGTGGCCGCTGCGCTGCGCGAACTGCCGGTCACCGAGTACGACGCCGCGACGGTGTACGCGATCGCCACCGCGGTGGGAATGGAGCAGGCGCTCGCGCCGGAGCCGCCGCCGTCCGGGGATCAGACGATCGCGCTGGGGGAACGGTGGACCGCGTCCGATCTGCTGGCCCGGCTGGTGGCGGCCGGGGTGCTGGTGTGCCACCAGCCGCAGCGCTATCGGCTCGCGCGGGTTCCGGTGTCGCCCGGCCGGGAGGTGGTGATCGCCGGCGCCGTATGGCAGGCGGCGCTGTTCGCGCTGTTGTGTCACAACGCGGATCGGGCCGCCAGCTGGGCCGCCGGAGCGACAACTGTTCCGTCCGCTCCACGCGCCCGCCGCTGGTTCATCGCGGCGGAGCCGCGGCTGCGGGCACTGGTGCGCCGGTGCTGCCGCGACGGTATCGCGCATGCGATCCCACCTGCCACCGCCGCCCAGTTGGTCCGAATCGGGGACGCACTCGACATCTGGTACGCCGTCAGCCGCGCGGAGGGCGGTGAAACACGTGCGGTGGCCAGGGATCTGGCCGAGCTCGGCCCTGATGCGCTCGGCGGCCATCAGACGGCCGTCCTGCTGCGGGCGGGCCGGCTCACCGGCTCGCCGTCCCGGTGGCAGCGGCCGTGGCGGCGGGCCACGGGTGTGCGCGCCCGCGCCGAACACGGCGCGGGTCTGCGGCTGCTCGATACCGCGACCACGCCCGAGGCGCTGGCCGCCGCCGTGGACCGGTTGCGGGCGGCCTATTGGCGATTGCCGCGCGAGGATCTGGCGAACCAGGTGCGGGTGCTGGCCGACCTCGCGGTGGCGCATATCCACCAGGGGCGACTGGACGCGGCCCAGGATCGGCTGGAGTTGGCCGCGTTGCGCGCCCTCGACGACGAAGACATCGACGGATGGGCCCGGGTGCACGAACTCGCGGGCGCCGTCTACTGGGCCCGTGGCGAGCCGCGAGCAGCCCTGCGCTGCTGGCAGCGGGCGTTGACGAGTTACCGGGATCTGGCCGATGACAACGGTATCGGCCGCTGCCTGCAGCATCTCGGCGCCGCCGTCCTGATCGCGCCCGAGCACGGCGACCTGGTCCTCGGCGGTGACGGGGCGCCCGGAGCTCCAGAGGTGCTGCGCCGCGCCCACAGTTGGCTGGCCGAGGCGGGCCGTCGTGATCCGGGTACGGCCTATGTGAGTGAGTATCTCGCGCGGGCCGCGACGATCCGCGGCGTGAGCGAACCACCGGATCTCGACCACTGGCCGGTCGCGGTGCGCGACGCCACCGGAACCGACCCGGTGTGA
- a CDS encoding DUF3097 domain-containing protein encodes MSDRYGDIFSGHPRTARRTVPRVNAESDLVVEDAASGFCGAVVGFDRTYDGDFVKLADARGAVRLFAMREAAFLIDGQPVTLVRPKATTSAPSIRSASGSTRVAGLRAKVAAPSRIWVEGVHDAALVERVWGHDLRVEGVVVEHLEGLDNLGDRLTEFAPGPGKRVGVLVDHLVTGSKETLLTTGLGPYVLVTGHPYVDVWQAVKPAALAIPEWPRVPRGEDWKTGVCRRLGWGTPQEGWRRVYSAVNSFRDLEAPLLGAVERLIDFVTEPGEPF; translated from the coding sequence GTGAGCGATCGATACGGCGATATCTTCTCCGGCCACCCGCGCACTGCCCGGCGCACCGTCCCGCGGGTGAACGCCGAATCCGATCTGGTGGTCGAGGACGCGGCCAGCGGGTTCTGCGGGGCAGTGGTCGGATTCGACCGGACCTACGACGGTGATTTCGTGAAACTCGCCGACGCACGCGGCGCCGTCCGCCTGTTCGCGATGCGGGAGGCGGCCTTCCTCATCGACGGTCAACCGGTGACCTTGGTCCGGCCGAAGGCCACCACGTCGGCGCCCTCCATCCGCTCGGCGTCCGGGTCCACCCGGGTAGCGGGATTGCGCGCGAAAGTCGCCGCGCCCAGCAGGATCTGGGTCGAAGGGGTGCACGATGCCGCGCTCGTGGAGCGGGTGTGGGGGCACGATCTGCGGGTCGAGGGGGTGGTGGTCGAACATCTCGAAGGTCTCGACAACCTCGGCGACCGGCTCACCGAATTCGCGCCCGGCCCCGGGAAACGGGTCGGGGTCCTCGTCGACCACCTCGTGACCGGTTCCAAGGAGACCCTGCTCACCACCGGACTCGGGCCCTATGTGCTGGTAACCGGGCATCCGTACGTCGACGTGTGGCAGGCGGTGAAACCGGCGGCCCTCGCGATCCCGGAATGGCCGCGAGTACCGCGCGGCGAGGACTGGAAGACCGGAGTATGCCGCCGGCTGGGCTGGGGTACGCCGCAAGAGGGCTGGCGGCGAGTCTATTCGGCGGTGAACTCGTTCCGGGATCTCGAGGCCCCGCTGCTGGGCGCGGTGGAGCGTCTGATCGATTTCGTGACCGAACCGGGCGAACCATTCTAA
- a CDS encoding ABC transporter substrate-binding protein: protein MRTRRAVLQTAAVVPLLVACSPDVLLGERDAVRIAVAWSGLELAAFRSVLEATALPEAIEVVPLGDEIGTALTARGRSAPDIVMLPQAGQVRGLVAQGRLREVPDTLWSDPGGVRYAEQWRELCYYQGRLYGVPFKASGKSLVWYDREAIGRSGLGDPAQWTVPDWLAGVRECAASPRRLLALGAADGWVLTDLFENLLLAQSPAVYRELGSGIRNWDVGPVRATFEQLGGLWGIRSGLPGGVGTALTRQFADAVRDVFEHRRALAVAAPDFAEPVVRDALRRLGRAEEAAAVVPFPRAEPDRENPRIVGGDVMVLTRSAGPRAEAVVAALAADQAPVPWIEQVGGFLGPNLRTRAHYSSWSAPTAEALAEWPDFDLSDRLGAVGGRDGLWRVLTEFLITVGDRGGDVGIATDTAVGTLSRFERGWR, encoded by the coding sequence GTGAGAACACGTCGTGCGGTACTCCAGACGGCGGCGGTTGTGCCGCTGCTGGTGGCCTGCTCACCGGATGTGCTGCTGGGCGAACGCGACGCGGTGCGAATCGCGGTCGCCTGGAGCGGACTCGAACTGGCGGCATTCCGGTCGGTCCTCGAGGCCACCGCGCTGCCGGAAGCGATCGAGGTGGTGCCGCTGGGCGACGAGATCGGGACGGCGCTCACGGCGCGGGGACGGTCGGCGCCCGATATCGTGATGCTCCCCCAAGCCGGTCAGGTCCGGGGGTTGGTCGCGCAGGGCCGGTTGCGGGAGGTGCCCGACACGCTGTGGTCCGATCCGGGCGGTGTCCGCTACGCCGAGCAGTGGCGGGAACTGTGCTACTACCAGGGCCGCCTCTACGGCGTGCCCTTCAAAGCGAGTGGTAAGTCGCTGGTCTGGTACGACCGGGAGGCGATCGGCCGGTCCGGGCTGGGCGATCCGGCGCAGTGGACCGTGCCCGACTGGCTCGCCGGGGTCCGCGAATGCGCGGCGTCGCCGCGGCGGTTGCTCGCGCTCGGCGCCGCCGACGGTTGGGTGCTGACCGATCTGTTCGAGAACCTGTTGCTGGCGCAATCTCCGGCGGTGTATCGCGAACTGGGCTCCGGGATCCGGAACTGGGATGTCGGGCCGGTCCGCGCGACCTTCGAACAACTCGGCGGCCTATGGGGTATCCGATCCGGGCTGCCCGGCGGGGTGGGCACGGCGCTGACGCGGCAGTTCGCCGACGCGGTACGCGATGTCTTCGAGCACCGGCGGGCGCTGGCGGTGGCCGCCCCGGATTTCGCGGAGCCGGTGGTGCGGGACGCGCTGCGCCGGCTGGGACGCGCCGAAGAGGCGGCCGCGGTCGTGCCGTTCCCGAGGGCGGAGCCGGACCGGGAGAACCCGCGCATCGTCGGCGGGGACGTCATGGTGCTGACTCGATCGGCGGGACCGCGCGCGGAAGCGGTCGTCGCCGCGCTCGCGGCCGACCAAGCCCCGGTGCCGTGGATCGAGCAGGTGGGCGGCTTCCTCGGCCCCAACCTGCGCACTCGCGCCCACTATTCGTCGTGGTCGGCGCCGACCGCCGAGGCACTGGCCGAGTGGCCGGATTTCGATCTGTCGGACCGGCTCGGGGCCGTCGGAGGCCGGGACGGGCTGTGGCGGGTACTCACCGAATTCCTGATCACCGTCGGTGACCGGGGCGGTGATGTGGGCATTGCGACCGATACCGCCGTCGGGACGCTGAGCCGGTTCGAGAGAGGGTGGAGATGA
- the fabG1 gene encoding 3-oxoacyl-ACP reductase FabG1, with protein sequence MSNFTARSVLVTGGNRGIGLAVAQRLHADGHKVAVTHRGSGAPEGLLGVKCDVTDSESVDRAFAEVEAAQGPVEVLVANAGITEDTLLMRMSEEQFTKVVDANLTGAFRCAKRANRAMLRGRWGRLIFLGSVVGMAGMAGQVNYASTKAGLVGMARSLTRELGSRSITANVVAPGFIETDMTNALDDKYQEMALQAIPLQRKGRPEDVAAVISFLASEDSAYVSGAVIPVDGGLGMGH encoded by the coding sequence ATGTCGAACTTCACAGCACGCTCGGTCCTGGTGACCGGCGGTAACCGCGGAATCGGGCTCGCGGTGGCGCAGCGTCTGCACGCCGACGGCCACAAGGTGGCGGTCACCCATCGCGGTTCGGGCGCCCCCGAGGGTCTGCTCGGGGTGAAATGCGATGTCACCGACAGTGAATCGGTCGACCGGGCGTTCGCCGAGGTCGAGGCCGCGCAGGGTCCGGTGGAAGTACTGGTGGCCAATGCGGGCATCACCGAGGACACGCTGCTCATGCGGATGAGCGAGGAACAGTTCACCAAGGTCGTCGACGCCAACCTGACCGGGGCGTTCCGCTGCGCCAAGCGGGCGAACCGGGCGATGCTGCGCGGTCGCTGGGGCCGGCTGATCTTCCTCGGTTCGGTCGTCGGCATGGCCGGTATGGCCGGCCAGGTGAACTACGCCTCCACCAAGGCGGGCCTCGTCGGTATGGCCCGGTCGCTGACCCGGGAACTCGGTTCGCGGTCCATCACCGCCAACGTCGTCGCGCCCGGTTTCATCGAAACCGATATGACCAACGCCCTGGACGACAAGTACCAGGAGATGGCCCTGCAGGCCATCCCGCTGCAGCGCAAGGGCCGACCCGAAGACGTGGCCGCCGTGATCAGTTTCCTGGCCTCGGAGGATTCCGCCTACGTCTCCGGCGCGGTCATCCCCGTCGACGGCGGTCTGGGCATGGGGCACTGA
- a CDS encoding NfeD family protein, protein MAAIVWLVAGVLLAAAEMFVGELTLLMLGSAALFTAGVSFLAGTAPVVDAVVFAVSAVVLLLGVRPVLLRRFGTPPPTLTNADALPGKTALVLEPVGEHGGLVKLSGEVWTARALDPGEEYPEGATVYVMKIDGATAVVWKGP, encoded by the coding sequence GTGGCCGCAATTGTCTGGTTGGTCGCCGGTGTTCTCCTGGCGGCGGCCGAGATGTTCGTCGGTGAACTGACTCTCCTGATGCTCGGTTCCGCCGCGCTCTTCACCGCGGGGGTGAGTTTTCTCGCCGGTACCGCGCCGGTGGTCGACGCGGTGGTGTTCGCTGTGTCGGCGGTGGTGCTGCTGCTGGGTGTGCGACCGGTCCTGTTGCGGCGCTTCGGAACTCCGCCGCCGACGTTGACCAACGCGGACGCACTCCCCGGCAAGACCGCCCTGGTACTGGAACCGGTGGGTGAACACGGCGGCCTGGTGAAATTGAGTGGTGAGGTGTGGACCGCGCGTGCCCTGGATCCGGGTGAGGAGTACCCGGAGGGGGCGACCGTGTACGTGATGAAGATCGACGGGGCGACCGCTGTCGTCTGGAAAGGGCCGTAA
- the inhA gene encoding NADH-dependent enoyl-ACP reductase InhA, which yields MGGLLEGKTILVTGIITDASIAFHAAAIAQKEGAQVIITGLTERLRLIDRIAKRLPQEVPPAIGLDVTSDEDLAKLPDEIRRLAPQGIDGVLHSIAFAPKTLMGPDALPFLDAPSADAAKSFEISAWSYAALARAVLPVMNERGSIVGMDFDPRTAMPYYNWMGVAKAALESVNRYVAREVGYAKKIRSNVIAAGPVKTLAAKAIAGTATDDAKQLKQLDTYWDGASPIGWDGGAEVVGKSIVALLSDWLPATTGSIVYVDGGASHNTWFPENMPLD from the coding sequence ATGGGCGGATTGCTCGAAGGCAAGACGATCCTCGTCACCGGCATCATCACCGATGCCTCGATCGCGTTCCACGCGGCGGCGATCGCGCAGAAGGAAGGGGCCCAGGTGATCATCACCGGCCTCACCGAGCGCCTGCGGCTGATCGACCGGATCGCCAAGCGGCTGCCGCAGGAGGTGCCGCCGGCCATCGGGCTCGACGTCACCAGTGACGAGGACCTCGCGAAACTGCCGGACGAGATCCGCCGCCTCGCGCCACAGGGCATCGACGGTGTGCTGCATTCGATCGCGTTCGCTCCGAAGACGCTGATGGGCCCGGACGCTCTGCCCTTCCTCGACGCCCCCAGCGCGGACGCGGCGAAATCCTTCGAGATCTCGGCGTGGAGCTATGCGGCGCTGGCGCGCGCGGTGCTCCCGGTGATGAACGAGCGCGGATCGATCGTCGGAATGGATTTCGATCCCCGGACCGCCATGCCGTACTACAACTGGATGGGTGTGGCCAAGGCCGCGCTCGAATCGGTGAACCGGTACGTGGCGCGCGAGGTCGGCTACGCGAAGAAGATCCGGTCCAACGTGATCGCGGCCGGTCCGGTGAAAACGCTTGCGGCCAAGGCGATCGCGGGTACCGCCACCGACGACGCGAAGCAGCTGAAGCAGCTGGACACCTATTGGGACGGCGCGTCGCCCATCGGCTGGGACGGCGGCGCCGAAGTGGTCGGGAAGTCGATCGTCGCGCTGCTCTCGGACTGGCTGCCGGCCACCACCGGGTCGATCGTCTACGTCGACGGCGGAGCCAGCCACAACACCTGGTTCCCCGAGAACATGCCGCTGGACTGA
- a CDS encoding SPFH domain-containing protein, which yields MAALIIVIALVLLVAVVVFKSIALVPQAEAAVIERLGRYSRTASGQLTFLIPFADRIRAKVDLRERVVSFPPQPVITQDNLTLQIDSVVYFQVMQPQAAVYEISNYIAAVEQLTVTTLRNVVGGMTLEETLTSRDQINSQLRGVLDEATGRWGLRVARVELKSIDPPPSIQESMEKQMKADREKRAMILNAEGTRESQIKTAEGAKQAQILSAEGAKQSAILSAEGERQSRILRAQGERAASYLQAQGQAKAIEKVFAAIKSGKPTPELLAYQYMQTLPMVARGDANKVWLVPSDFGKALEGFAKNFATQGEDGVFRYAPPADEETPGKPEDDSDEVADWFDTSTDPAVERAVRAAESVARTPIDTAAPVTTTKPAQDSAPPALPPQPPA from the coding sequence ATGGCTGCATTGATTATCGTCATCGCACTGGTACTGCTGGTGGCGGTGGTGGTGTTCAAATCCATCGCACTGGTGCCGCAGGCCGAGGCCGCGGTGATCGAACGGCTCGGCCGATATTCGCGGACGGCATCGGGACAGCTGACCTTCCTGATCCCCTTCGCCGACCGGATCCGCGCCAAGGTCGATCTGCGGGAGCGGGTGGTCTCCTTCCCGCCGCAACCGGTGATCACCCAGGACAATCTGACCCTGCAGATCGATTCGGTGGTGTACTTCCAGGTGATGCAGCCGCAGGCCGCGGTCTACGAGATCTCCAACTACATCGCCGCCGTCGAGCAGCTCACGGTCACCACGTTGCGCAATGTGGTAGGCGGGATGACGCTGGAGGAGACGCTGACCTCCCGCGATCAGATCAACAGCCAGCTGCGCGGCGTGCTCGACGAAGCCACCGGGCGCTGGGGTCTGCGGGTGGCGCGGGTCGAGCTCAAATCCATCGACCCGCCGCCGTCGATCCAGGAGTCGATGGAGAAGCAGATGAAGGCCGACCGCGAGAAGCGCGCCATGATCCTGAACGCGGAGGGCACCCGGGAATCGCAGATCAAAACCGCGGAGGGCGCCAAACAGGCGCAGATCCTGTCCGCCGAGGGCGCCAAACAGTCGGCGATCCTGTCGGCCGAGGGCGAGCGGCAGAGCCGGATCCTGCGGGCTCAGGGTGAACGCGCCGCCTCCTACCTGCAGGCGCAGGGGCAGGCCAAGGCCATCGAGAAGGTCTTCGCCGCGATCAAATCCGGGAAACCCACCCCGGAACTGCTCGCCTACCAGTACATGCAGACCCTGCCCATGGTGGCGCGTGGTGACGCGAACAAGGTGTGGCTGGTGCCCAGCGATTTCGGAAAGGCGCTGGAGGGTTTCGCGAAAAATTTCGCGACCCAGGGCGAGGACGGGGTCTTCCGGTACGCGCCGCCCGCCGACGAGGAGACGCCGGGTAAGCCGGAGGACGATTCCGACGAGGTGGCCGATTGGTTCGATACGAGTACGGACCCAGCGGTGGAACGGGCGGTGCGCGCCGCGGAATCGGTCGCCCGGACCCCCATCGACACCGCGGCGCCGGTCACGACCACAAAACCGGCTCAGGATTCCGCTCCGCCCGCGTTGCCGCCGCAGCCGCCCGCGTAG
- a CDS encoding ferrochelatase — MARAADALLLLSFGGPEGPEDVLPFLENVTRGRGVPPERLAEVAQHYLHFGGVSPINALNRDIIAAVERELAAAGADLPVYFGNRNWHPLVEDTLSRMAADGVRSALVFPTSAWGGYSGCRQYDEDIVRARTAVGSGAPELVKLRQYFDHPLLVAAFADAVRAARDTLPAETRDGVRLVFTAHSVPVAADAAAGPPADGGHLYSRQVAETARLCAAATGVDDYDVVWQSRSGPPRIPWLDPDIVDHLETLPDKGFRSVIVCPVGFVSDHLEVIWDLDNEAAAKAGELGIAFARAATPGTDPRFAEMVVELIGEQLRGIAPRRLGAVPGYGCTVDGAPCAVDCCASVRRPSSR; from the coding sequence GTGGCCCGCGCGGCCGACGCACTGCTGCTGCTGTCCTTCGGCGGGCCGGAGGGGCCCGAGGACGTGCTGCCGTTCCTGGAGAACGTGACCCGCGGCCGCGGTGTCCCCCCGGAACGGCTCGCCGAGGTCGCGCAGCACTATCTGCATTTCGGCGGGGTGTCGCCGATCAACGCCCTCAACCGCGACATCATCGCCGCCGTGGAGCGGGAACTGGCCGCCGCCGGTGCGGACCTGCCCGTGTACTTCGGCAACCGCAACTGGCATCCGCTGGTCGAGGACACCCTGAGTCGGATGGCGGCGGACGGGGTCCGTTCGGCACTGGTGTTCCCGACCTCCGCATGGGGTGGGTACTCGGGTTGCCGACAGTACGACGAGGACATCGTCCGGGCTCGGACAGCCGTCGGGTCCGGCGCCCCGGAACTGGTGAAACTGCGTCAGTATTTCGACCATCCACTGCTGGTCGCCGCCTTCGCCGACGCGGTGCGCGCGGCCCGGGACACACTGCCCGCCGAGACCCGGGACGGCGTCCGGCTGGTGTTCACCGCGCATTCCGTACCGGTGGCGGCCGACGCCGCGGCCGGGCCCCCGGCCGACGGCGGCCACCTCTACAGCCGGCAGGTCGCCGAGACCGCCCGGTTGTGCGCCGCGGCGACGGGTGTCGACGATTACGACGTGGTCTGGCAGTCGCGTTCCGGTCCGCCGCGGATCCCGTGGCTGGACCCGGATATCGTCGATCATCTGGAAACCCTGCCGGACAAGGGATTCCGATCAGTGATCGTCTGTCCGGTCGGTTTCGTCTCCGACCATCTCGAGGTGATCTGGGACCTGGACAACGAGGCCGCGGCGAAGGCCGGGGAACTCGGTATCGCCTTCGCCCGGGCCGCCACACCGGGGACCGATCCTCGGTTCGCCGAAATGGTCGTGGAGCTGATCGGCGAGCAATTGCGCGGGATCGCGCCGCGGCGCCTCGGTGCGGTCCCGGGGTACGGGTGCACGGTCGACGGTGCGCCCTGCGCCGTCGATTGCTGCGCCTCGGTGCGCCGTCCGTCCAGCCGGTGA